In Methylomonas sp. MK1, the following are encoded in one genomic region:
- a CDS encoding lysozyme inhibitor LprI family protein encodes MVNKKYKFFIVVSVLFYAASGVNAASFDCTKAVTPVEKIICSNSDIEELDDKLTIIYSKAINNNAEQQSDLIAQQKYWLKQVRNLCKNVACLKEAYSSKITELKSYFKMPIDRYELTGIWYGSDTASRSIYGKIVITDHAVAWGGKGTGNPFCKTQYSIESEPFGISFKDQIEGTYVYNENSQFKTFKLKLAAQECINSRTYLRFTIPFYNPNYADVIEYEENDHASAYIHFQKFND; translated from the coding sequence ATGGTGAATAAAAAATATAAGTTTTTTATTGTCGTAAGCGTTTTATTTTATGCCGCATCAGGGGTAAATGCCGCTAGTTTTGATTGCACAAAGGCAGTAACCCCCGTTGAAAAAATTATTTGTTCAAACTCAGACATAGAAGAGCTTGATGACAAACTGACTATCATTTACAGCAAGGCTATTAATAATAACGCCGAACAACAATCTGATTTGATTGCCCAGCAAAAGTATTGGCTCAAACAGGTGCGTAATCTTTGCAAAAACGTTGCGTGTCTTAAAGAAGCATATTCATCCAAAATTACGGAATTAAAGTCCTATTTTAAAATGCCCATAGACCGGTATGAATTAACCGGTATTTGGTATGGATCGGATACGGCGTCTCGCTCAATATATGGCAAGATTGTAATTACCGACCATGCCGTTGCATGGGGCGGTAAGGGTACCGGAAATCCTTTCTGCAAAACCCAATACTCGATAGAGAGCGAACCGTTTGGCATCAGCTTTAAAGATCAAATCGAAGGTACTTATGTTTACAATGAAAATAGCCAATTCAAAACTTTTAAATTAAAGCTGGCAGCACAAGAATGTATAAATTCGCGGACTTATTTAAGATTTACCATACCATTTTACAATCCCAATTATGCTGATGTAATCGAGTATGAAGAAAATGATCATGCCTCTGCTTATATCCATTTTCAAAAATTTAACGATTAA